A genomic region of Sphingobium sp. HWE2-09 contains the following coding sequences:
- a CDS encoding transporter, with product MRMWRRIVVAGLLAGATGSGMAMAQASRDLCADRPGLGTPACTVDTGRVVVELGLGDWTREQDATSRTNTIEAGDVLVRLGLAEHLEAQVGWTAYGHVRTRDRLSGAIDKDSGVGDVQVALRRNLSHPDGSGFSIAIMPYASLPTGGGAIGAGDWGAGLIVPVSYDLGGGFSLGLTPEIDAAVDEDRSGRHLAYGSVVGLGFTLSDAVSGTIEAQVTRDDDPAGHATQALGGLSFAWQPSDDMQFDIGFNAGLNGDSPDSELYLGVVRRF from the coding sequence ATGCGTATGTGGCGGCGGATAGTGGTGGCAGGGTTGCTGGCAGGGGCGACAGGGTCCGGCATGGCGATGGCGCAGGCGTCGCGTGACCTGTGCGCCGACCGGCCGGGACTGGGCACGCCGGCCTGCACGGTCGATACCGGGCGCGTGGTGGTGGAACTGGGGCTGGGCGACTGGACCCGCGAGCAGGATGCGACGAGCCGCACCAATACGATAGAGGCAGGCGATGTGCTGGTGCGGCTGGGCCTGGCCGAGCATCTGGAGGCGCAGGTCGGCTGGACTGCTTATGGTCATGTGCGCACGCGCGACCGGCTGAGCGGGGCAATCGACAAGGATAGCGGCGTGGGCGACGTGCAGGTGGCGCTGCGCCGGAACCTGTCACATCCCGATGGGTCAGGCTTTTCGATCGCGATCATGCCCTATGCGTCTTTGCCGACGGGCGGCGGGGCGATCGGCGCTGGCGATTGGGGCGCGGGATTGATCGTGCCGGTGAGTTACGATCTGGGTGGCGGCTTTTCGCTGGGTCTGACGCCGGAGATCGACGCCGCGGTGGATGAGGACCGGTCGGGGCGTCACTTGGCTTATGGCAGCGTCGTGGGACTGGGCTTTACGTTGAGCGATGCGGTGTCGGGCACGATCGAGGCGCAGGTGACGCGCGACGACGATCCGGCGGGGCACGCCACGCAGGCGCTGGGTGGCCTGTCTTTTGCCTGGCAGCCGTCGGACGACATGCAGTTCGACATCGGTTTCAATGCCGGGCTGAATGGCGACAGCCCGGATAGTGAGCTTTATCTGGGCGTGGTGCGCCGTTTTTAG
- a CDS encoding serine hydrolase produces the protein MTSNERRGGFTRLVLLIAALSACVSAPEPPSAQAAANTPQKPQPQRSQPQRPQPTTNTWPIRQVANPPLPYRDIDQNQTPPPALVSVVRNLGQSFNGKVGIAVRRIGTDWTVAWNGGALFPQQSVSKLWVAMTFLDAVDRGKLRITDTTTITRNDLTLFHQPSAAMLKDGSWTTSYSDLMRRAMTQSDNTANDTLLRAVGGPEAVRSFLARRMIRDIRFGPGERLLQSATAGMDWRQDYSAGRNFYAARAKLPMAVRVKALDNYLASPPDGAAPSSIVQALAKLRENQMLSPASSRLLLSIMSEAKTGPQRIKGGVPPGWSYLHKTGTGQDLPPRSTGFNDIGIMTAPDGTGYAVAVMIGSTTVGIPERWALMQAVAKAVAANHETR, from the coding sequence ATGACATCGAATGAACGCCGGGGCGGTTTTACGCGCCTGGTCCTGTTGATCGCGGCGCTATCGGCCTGTGTCAGCGCGCCTGAACCGCCCAGCGCGCAAGCGGCGGCCAATACGCCGCAAAAGCCCCAGCCTCAACGATCACAGCCTCAACGGCCACAGCCCACCACCAACACATGGCCGATCCGCCAGGTGGCGAACCCGCCCTTGCCCTATCGCGACATCGACCAGAATCAAACGCCGCCCCCCGCGCTGGTCAGCGTCGTGCGCAATCTGGGCCAGAGCTTCAATGGCAAGGTCGGCATCGCCGTCCGCCGCATCGGCACGGACTGGACCGTCGCCTGGAACGGCGGCGCGCTCTTCCCGCAGCAGAGCGTATCGAAACTATGGGTGGCGATGACGTTTCTGGATGCGGTCGATCGCGGCAAACTGCGCATCACCGATACCACCACCATCACCCGCAACGACCTGACGCTGTTCCACCAGCCCAGCGCCGCGATGCTGAAGGATGGCAGCTGGACGACCAGCTATTCCGACCTGATGCGCCGTGCGATGACGCAGAGCGACAATACCGCCAACGATACGCTGCTGCGTGCGGTCGGCGGGCCGGAAGCAGTGCGCAGCTTCCTGGCGCGGCGGATGATCCGCGATATCCGCTTTGGCCCTGGCGAACGACTGCTGCAATCGGCCACTGCGGGCATGGATTGGCGGCAGGATTATTCGGCGGGCCGCAATTTCTACGCCGCCCGCGCCAAACTGCCCATGGCGGTGCGGGTGAAGGCGCTGGACAATTATCTCGCCAGCCCGCCAGACGGCGCAGCGCCTTCCTCGATCGTCCAGGCGCTCGCGAAGCTGCGGGAGAACCAGATGCTCTCCCCCGCCTCATCGCGCCTGCTGCTGTCGATCATGTCGGAAGCCAAGACCGGGCCGCAACGGATCAAGGGCGGCGTGCCGCCGGGCTGGTCCTATCTGCACAAGACCGGCACGGGGCAGGATCTGCCGCCCCGGTCAACCGGCTTCAACGACATCGGCATCATGACTGCGCCCGACGGCACCGGCTATGCCGTGGCGGTGATGATCGGATCGACCACCGTAGGCATTCCCGAACGCTGGGCACTGATGCAGGCGGTGGCGAAGGCGGTCGCGGCCAACCATGAAACGCGCTGA
- a CDS encoding transposase, with the protein MSRRYAPWPRRGCVLLADRAYDSDAMRATFGERGACACVKPMSNPKRIPAFSPFLYRYRNLVERFFDRLKHFQAVATRYDNFLASVKLASIRIWLRHNGSVA; encoded by the coding sequence ATCAGCCGAAGATATGCTCCATGGCCTCGGCGAGGCTGCGTCCTGCTTGCTGACCGAGCTTACGACAGCGACGCTATGCGCGCCACTTTTGGCGAACGCGGCGCATGCGCCTGCGTCAAGCCAATGTCGAACCCAAAGCGCATCCCTGCCTTCAGTCCATTCCTCTACCGCTATCGCAATCTCGTCGAACGCTTTTTCGACAGACTCAAGCATTTCCAAGCCGTTGCAACCCGCTACGACAACTTCCTCGCCTCAGTTAAACTCGCCTCAATCAGGATATGGCTGCGACATAATGGGTCGGTAGCCTAG
- a CDS encoding anti-sigma factor family protein yields the protein MTNDVNAVEIDAYVDDQLDLPRRFVVETHLSRHPDQAAQVMADLSTRSALRLMTPMPAAPSAALAQSAAELAAMPARPFWRRPLPIVSAMAAAASLALLILRPSGPPDYVDYAVNSHRIAMMRASMVSQVETPKYDAREIASNTRIAMPHLPADWRVTDVQLFPTERGPALVVAVRTDAGRNFSLFALRDRSRAPERPDAVQEGAEFVAYWRRGDMSYALTGSGEPRAMDATAEALTRDWS from the coding sequence ATGACCAATGACGTGAACGCGGTGGAGATCGACGCCTATGTCGATGATCAGCTCGACTTGCCACGCCGCTTCGTGGTGGAAACGCATCTGTCGCGTCATCCCGATCAGGCCGCGCAGGTCATGGCAGACCTCTCCACCCGTAGCGCGCTGCGCCTGATGACGCCGATGCCCGCCGCCCCGTCCGCCGCCTTGGCCCAAAGCGCCGCTGAGTTGGCGGCGATGCCCGCCCGCCCGTTTTGGCGGCGCCCCTTGCCTATTGTCAGTGCGATGGCGGCGGCGGCCAGCCTGGCACTGCTCATCCTACGCCCGTCCGGCCCGCCCGACTATGTCGACTATGCCGTCAACTCGCACCGCATCGCGATGATGCGGGCGTCCATGGTTTCGCAGGTCGAAACCCCCAAATATGACGCGCGCGAAATCGCCAGCAACACCCGCATCGCCATGCCGCACCTGCCCGCCGACTGGCGCGTCACCGACGTCCAGCTCTTCCCCACCGAACGCGGCCCCGCCCTGGTCGTCGCGGTCAGGACCGACGCGGGCCGGAATTTCTCCCTCTTCGCCCTGCGCGATCGCAGCCGCGCGCCGGAACGACCCGACGCGGTGCAGGAAGGCGCGGAATTTGTCGCCTATTGGCGGCGCGGGGACATGTCCTATGCGCTGACCGGCAGCGGCGAACCGCGAGCGATGGACGCCACGGCGGAGGCATTGACGCGCGACTGGTCCTGA
- a CDS encoding glycosyltransferase family 4 protein: protein MNALFPSPATPTVVPIRPSSSGQGRPIRVALFSGNYDCVRDGANRALNRLVGHLLHQVGAQVRIYSPTAPRPAFASIGDVRSVPSLSLPGRPEYRLAIGLTRAVRRDLDAFAPDIVHLSVPDLLGRQAQKHARARSIPVVASLHTRFETYLDYYRLAFLRGTMERYLDRFYGDADHILAPTAPIRDEMAARHGAARVSIWGRGIDPHLFAPSLRDPAFRVAHGYEEQDVIPLFFGRLVLEKGLGVFADTIAAIRTHGHQVRPLVIGDGPARSWLAQRLPNATFIGHLSGRDLGRAVASADLLINPSVTEAFGNVNLEAMASGLAVLSADVPSAASLIDPGRTGLLLPPTDANAYADAADALIGSPARLARLRQAAAIAASRHRWDDVLDAVVQAYAGLLPRDAPFHAHAPCSARAGTG, encoded by the coding sequence ATGAACGCCCTCTTCCCGTCCCCTGCCACACCCACCGTCGTCCCGATCCGCCCATCATCGTCGGGCCAAGGCCGCCCGATCCGCGTCGCCCTGTTTTCCGGTAATTACGACTGCGTGCGCGATGGCGCCAACCGCGCGCTCAACCGTCTGGTCGGCCATTTGCTGCACCAGGTCGGCGCGCAAGTGCGCATCTATTCGCCCACCGCCCCGCGCCCGGCCTTCGCCTCGATCGGTGACGTACGCTCGGTGCCTTCGCTCAGCCTGCCGGGTCGGCCCGAATATCGTCTCGCCATCGGCCTGACCCGCGCCGTCCGCCGCGATCTGGACGCCTTCGCGCCCGACATCGTGCATCTGTCCGTCCCAGACCTGCTGGGTCGCCAAGCGCAGAAGCATGCGCGGGCGCGCAGCATACCGGTCGTCGCCAGCCTGCACACCCGGTTCGAAACCTATCTCGATTATTATCGCCTCGCTTTCCTGCGCGGCACGATGGAGCGCTATCTCGATCGGTTCTACGGCGACGCCGACCATATATTGGCGCCGACCGCGCCGATCCGCGACGAGATGGCGGCGCGCCACGGTGCGGCGCGCGTGTCGATCTGGGGCCGCGGCATCGATCCCCATCTCTTTGCGCCATCCTTGCGGGACCCGGCCTTCCGCGTAGCGCATGGCTATGAGGAACAGGACGTCATCCCGCTCTTCTTCGGTCGGCTGGTGCTGGAAAAGGGGCTGGGCGTCTTCGCCGATACGATCGCCGCGATCCGGACGCACGGCCATCAGGTCCGGCCGCTGGTAATCGGCGACGGCCCGGCGCGATCCTGGCTGGCGCAGCGCCTGCCCAACGCTACGTTCATCGGCCATCTGAGCGGCCGCGACCTGGGCCGGGCGGTGGCGAGCGCCGACCTGCTGATCAATCCCAGCGTCACCGAAGCCTTCGGCAACGTCAATCTGGAGGCGATGGCGTCGGGCCTTGCCGTCCTGTCCGCCGACGTGCCCAGCGCCGCCAGCCTGATCGATCCGGGCCGCACCGGCCTGTTGCTGCCGCCGACCGATGCCAACGCCTATGCTGATGCCGCCGATGCGCTGATTGGGTCGCCCGCCCGGCTGGCGCGTCTGCGTCAGGCCGCCGCGATCGCCGCCAGCCGTCATCGCTGGGACGATGTGCTCGACGCCGTGGTGCAGGCCTATGCCGGGCTGCTACCGCGGGACGCTCCCTTCCACGCGCACGCCCCTTGCTCCGCGCGAGCCGGAACCGGATAA
- the nadB gene encoding L-aspartate oxidase has product MTSTPHDVIIIGSGAAGLTAAINLAQDRKVLVLAKGALDGGSTNWAQGGIAAVLDAGDSFEAHVEDTMVAGAGLNDRATVEFVVSEAPAAIERLAALGVPFNGGEAFGKRWDLTREGGHSHRRIVHVDDATGHAVQVALLKAARANPNITLMEDRVAIDLITSRHGERYSGDGHVWGVYAFNKQTGHVDALLGRATILCTGGAGRTYLFSTAPRGATGDGIAMAWRAGCRVSNMEMNQFHPTCLYNLEIKNFLITEAVRGEGGHLKLPPGVPGGGERFMPRFDPREELAPRDIVARAIDHEIKRLGLDYVHLDISHKPPEFVKHHFPTIYARLLDLDIDITKEPIPVVPAQHYTCGGVVIDLDGRTDLPGLYAAGEVSESGLHGANRLASNSLLECFVFGEAAARHIRAHWDDLPSPPPIRPWDESRVTNGDEEVIVQHNWKEIRRFMWDYVGIVRTTKRLERAQHRIDLLSKEVDEYYGNFRVTSDLIELRNLLEVARLVVRSALHRKESRGLHYTLDYPDTLPNAVDTVLAP; this is encoded by the coding sequence ATGACCTCCACCCCCCATGACGTCATCATCATCGGTTCCGGCGCCGCAGGCCTCACGGCCGCCATCAACCTGGCGCAGGACCGCAAGGTGCTGGTGCTGGCGAAGGGCGCGCTCGATGGTGGCTCCACCAATTGGGCGCAGGGCGGCATCGCCGCCGTACTCGACGCCGGTGACAGTTTCGAGGCGCATGTCGAAGATACGATGGTCGCAGGCGCCGGTCTCAACGATCGCGCCACCGTCGAATTCGTCGTGTCCGAAGCCCCCGCCGCGATCGAGCGGCTGGCTGCGCTCGGCGTGCCGTTCAACGGCGGCGAAGCGTTCGGCAAGCGCTGGGATCTCACCCGCGAAGGCGGCCACAGCCATCGCCGCATCGTCCATGTCGATGACGCCACCGGCCATGCGGTACAGGTCGCGCTGCTCAAGGCCGCGCGCGCCAATCCCAATATCACGCTGATGGAGGACAGGGTCGCGATCGACCTCATCACCTCCCGCCATGGCGAGCGCTATTCGGGCGACGGCCATGTCTGGGGTGTCTATGCCTTCAACAAGCAGACCGGCCATGTCGACGCCCTGCTCGGCCGCGCCACCATCTTATGCACCGGCGGCGCGGGCCGCACCTATCTCTTCTCCACCGCGCCGCGCGGCGCGACCGGCGACGGTATCGCCATGGCCTGGCGCGCAGGCTGTCGCGTGTCGAATATGGAAATGAACCAGTTCCATCCGACCTGCCTCTATAATCTGGAAATCAAGAATTTCCTGATCACCGAAGCCGTCCGCGGCGAAGGCGGCCACCTGAAACTTCCCCCCGGCGTGCCCGGCGGCGGCGAGCGCTTCATGCCCCGCTTCGACCCGCGCGAAGAACTGGCCCCGCGCGATATCGTCGCCCGCGCCATCGACCATGAAATCAAGCGCCTCGGCCTCGACTATGTCCATCTCGACATCAGTCACAAGCCGCCGGAATTTGTGAAGCATCACTTCCCGACCATCTACGCCCGCCTGCTCGACCTCGACATCGACATCACCAAGGAGCCGATCCCGGTCGTCCCGGCGCAACATTATACCTGCGGCGGCGTGGTCATCGACCTGGACGGTCGCACCGACTTGCCCGGCCTCTATGCCGCGGGCGAAGTCAGCGAAAGCGGCCTCCACGGCGCCAATCGCCTCGCCTCCAACTCACTGCTCGAATGTTTCGTCTTCGGCGAAGCGGCGGCCCGCCACATCCGCGCCCATTGGGACGATCTGCCATCCCCGCCGCCGATCCGGCCGTGGGACGAAAGCCGCGTTACCAATGGCGACGAGGAAGTCATCGTCCAGCATAACTGGAAGGAAATCCGCCGCTTCATGTGGGACTATGTCGGCATCGTCCGCACCACTAAGCGGCTGGAGCGCGCCCAGCATCGCATCGACCTGCTGTCCAAGGAAGTCGATGAATATTACGGCAATTTCCGCGTCACGTCCGACCTGATCGAACTGCGCAATCTGCTCGAAGTCGCCAGGCTGGTCGTCCGCTCCGCCTTGCATCGCAAGGAAAGCCGGGGGCTGCACTATACGCTCGACTATCCCGACACGCTGCCGAACGCGGTCGACACGGTATTGGCGCCTTAA
- a CDS encoding sigma-70 family RNA polymerase sigma factor, giving the protein MDDAHDMEADLLAMRRYARALARDDADADDVVQDALLRAIERQATYQPNRSRTRWLLAIVHNVFISARRKQAAEARRNDRFAQTLLSTIGPQQEEHVRLTEIAHGFAALPDAQRAVLHLTAIEGLSYQQAAETLDVPIGTVMSRLSRARAALRDGGTVHDKQTEKAAPHLRLVGGRDDQ; this is encoded by the coding sequence ATGGACGACGCGCACGACATGGAAGCGGACCTGCTGGCGATGCGCCGCTATGCCCGCGCGCTTGCCCGCGACGATGCCGATGCCGACGATGTCGTGCAGGATGCCCTGCTGCGCGCGATCGAGCGCCAGGCGACTTACCAGCCGAACCGCAGCCGCACCCGCTGGCTGCTGGCGATCGTGCATAATGTCTTCATATCGGCCAGGCGCAAGCAGGCGGCCGAAGCGCGCCGCAACGACCGCTTTGCGCAAACCCTGCTGTCGACCATCGGCCCGCAGCAGGAGGAGCATGTGCGCCTGACCGAAATCGCCCATGGCTTTGCCGCCCTGCCCGATGCCCAGCGCGCTGTATTGCATCTGACCGCGATCGAGGGGCTAAGCTATCAGCAAGCGGCCGAGACGCTGGACGTGCCGATCGGCACGGTCATGTCCCGCCTGTCGCGGGCGCGCGCCGCCCTGCGTGACGGTGGAACGGTGCACGACAAACAAACAGAAAAAGCCGCGCCGCATCTGCGGCTGGTGGGAGGACGCGATGACCAATGA
- the polA gene encoding DNA polymerase I yields MTQNHLYLVDGSGYIFRAYHQLPPLTNQHGQPVGAVYGYTTMLWKLAEELGKAEGPTHMAVVLDKGSHTFRNDMYDQYKAHRPPAPEDLVPQFPMIRDATRAFSLPCIEEAGFEADDIIATYTRAAVAAGWHVTIVSSDKDLMQLIQPGVDMYDTMKNERRGADYVMGKFGVQPEQLGDVLALMGDSVDNVPGVPGIGPKTASKLITEYGDLESVLAAAPGMKKSKMQENLIANADMARLSRRLVALHDTMDLPEPLEELTLKGIPPEPLQQFLSHHGFKTLLNRLGAPAAAVAVAATAAAIEGATPAAPTPIDHPPIDCALYETVTTVAQLEAWIAEAQALGVVAVDTETDSLDSMESGLVGISLSTGPGRACYIPLAHRSADDMFGEIPAQIPLDTAIRLLRPLLADDAVLKVGHNIKYDLNVLARVGLDVTPIDDSMIMSFDLDAGKSLGGHGMDEAASVHLTHSCISFKEVTGTGKKAISFAHVPLDKATAYAAEDAEVTWRLWHKFSQRLAQERVTRVYQLVDRPLIPVVAGMERHGIKVDREQLSRLSGTFSQSMAGLEAEIFELAGHPFTIGSPQQLGVVLFDEMGLKGGKKGKSGTYSTDVTVLEKLKAEGSTISGLVLEWRQLSKLKSTYTDALQQQINADTGRVHTSYSLTGAQTGRLSSTDPNLQNIPIRTEIGRQIRHAFVAEPGNVILAADYSQIELRLAAHMADVPALRDAFAAGEDIHSATAQQLFGEVNRETRGRAKTINFAILYGISRWGLAGRLEISADEAQDMISRYYERFPGISVYINETLEKARANGFTETLFGRKTWFPRITAPIQHERQGAERAAINAPIQGTSADIIKRAMVRMGPALEAAGLTRVRMLLQVHDELVFELPEGDVEAASAVIRRVMESAAEPIVTLSVPLGVEIGTGPSWGAAH; encoded by the coding sequence ATGACCCAGAATCACCTCTATCTCGTCGATGGCAGCGGCTATATCTTCCGCGCCTATCATCAGCTTCCCCCGCTCACCAACCAGCATGGCCAGCCCGTCGGCGCGGTCTATGGCTATACGACGATGCTGTGGAAACTGGCCGAGGAACTGGGCAAGGCCGAAGGGCCGACCCATATGGCCGTGGTGCTGGACAAGGGGTCGCACACTTTCCGCAACGATATGTACGACCAGTATAAGGCGCACCGTCCGCCCGCGCCCGAAGATCTAGTCCCGCAATTCCCGATGATCCGCGACGCGACCCGCGCCTTCTCCCTCCCCTGTATCGAGGAAGCGGGGTTCGAGGCCGACGACATCATCGCCACCTATACCAGGGCGGCGGTCGCGGCGGGCTGGCACGTCACCATCGTCAGTTCGGACAAGGATCTGATGCAGCTCATTCAACCCGGCGTCGATATGTACGACACGATGAAGAATGAGCGGCGCGGCGCCGACTATGTCATGGGCAAGTTCGGCGTGCAGCCCGAACAGCTTGGCGACGTCCTCGCGCTGATGGGCGACAGTGTCGACAATGTGCCGGGAGTGCCGGGCATCGGCCCCAAGACCGCGTCGAAGCTGATCACCGAATATGGCGACCTGGAATCCGTGCTGGCCGCAGCGCCCGGCATGAAAAAGTCGAAGATGCAGGAGAATCTGATCGCCAACGCCGACATGGCGCGCCTGTCGCGGCGGCTGGTCGCCTTGCACGACACGATGGACCTGCCCGAACCGTTGGAAGAACTGACGCTGAAGGGCATCCCGCCCGAACCTCTGCAGCAATTCCTGTCCCATCACGGCTTCAAGACGCTGCTCAATCGTCTGGGCGCGCCCGCCGCTGCCGTCGCGGTCGCAGCCACCGCCGCCGCGATCGAAGGCGCGACGCCTGCCGCCCCCACGCCGATCGATCACCCACCGATCGACTGCGCCCTCTACGAAACCGTCACTACCGTGGCCCAACTGGAAGCCTGGATCGCCGAAGCGCAGGCGCTGGGCGTCGTCGCCGTCGATACCGAAACCGACAGTCTGGACAGCATGGAATCGGGCCTGGTCGGCATCAGCCTGTCCACCGGACCGGGCCGCGCCTGCTACATCCCGCTCGCCCATCGCTCCGCCGACGATATGTTCGGCGAAATACCGGCGCAAATCCCGCTCGACACCGCGATCCGCCTGCTGCGGCCGCTGCTGGCCGACGATGCGGTGCTCAAGGTCGGGCATAATATCAAATATGACCTCAACGTCCTGGCGCGCGTCGGGCTGGACGTGACGCCGATCGACGACTCGATGATCATGAGCTTCGACCTGGACGCGGGCAAGTCGCTGGGTGGCCATGGCATGGACGAAGCGGCGAGCGTGCACCTGACGCACAGCTGCATCAGCTTCAAGGAGGTGACGGGGACCGGCAAGAAGGCGATCAGCTTCGCCCATGTCCCGCTCGACAAAGCGACGGCCTATGCGGCCGAAGATGCCGAAGTGACCTGGCGCCTGTGGCACAAATTCTCGCAGCGCCTGGCGCAGGAGCGCGTCACCCGCGTCTATCAACTAGTCGATCGGCCGTTGATCCCCGTCGTCGCAGGCATGGAGCGCCACGGCATCAAGGTCGATCGCGAACAGCTGTCCCGCCTGTCCGGCACCTTCTCCCAATCGATGGCGGGACTGGAAGCGGAGATTTTCGAACTCGCCGGCCACCCCTTCACCATCGGATCGCCCCAGCAGCTGGGCGTCGTCCTGTTCGACGAAATGGGGCTGAAGGGCGGCAAGAAGGGCAAGAGCGGCACCTATTCCACCGACGTTACCGTGCTGGAAAAGCTCAAGGCCGAAGGCTCGACCATTAGCGGGCTGGTGCTGGAATGGCGTCAGCTCTCCAAACTCAAATCCACCTATACCGACGCCCTGCAGCAGCAGATCAATGCCGATACAGGCCGCGTCCATACCAGCTATTCGCTGACCGGCGCGCAGACCGGGCGGCTGTCCTCGACTGATCCCAACCTGCAAAATATCCCGATCCGTACCGAAATCGGCCGCCAGATCCGCCATGCCTTCGTTGCCGAACCCGGCAATGTCATCCTGGCGGCGGATTACAGCCAGATCGAATTGCGCCTGGCCGCGCATATGGCCGATGTGCCCGCGTTGCGCGACGCCTTCGCGGCGGGCGAGGACATTCACTCCGCCACCGCGCAACAATTATTCGGAGAGGTCAATCGCGAAACTCGCGGCCGCGCCAAGACGATCAACTTCGCGATCCTTTACGGCATATCGCGCTGGGGTCTGGCCGGGCGGCTGGAGATCAGCGCCGACGAAGCGCAGGACATGATCAGCCGCTATTATGAGCGCTTCCCCGGCATCAGCGTCTATATCAACGAGACGCTGGAAAAGGCGCGGGCCAACGGCTTTACCGAAACCCTGTTCGGCCGCAAGACCTGGTTCCCGCGCATCACCGCGCCGATCCAGCACGAACGCCAGGGCGCCGAACGCGCCGCGATCAACGCCCCCATCCAGGGCACGAGCGCGGACATCATCAAGCGCGCCATGGTCCGCATGGGTCCGGCGCTGGAGGCCGCCGGACTGACCCGCGTGCGCATGTTGCTCCAGGTCCATGACGAACTGGTGTTCGAACTGCCCGAAGGCGACGTGGAAGCGGCCAGCGCCGTGATCCGCCGGGTGATGGAAAGCGCCGCCGAACCGATCGTGACGCTGAGCGTGCCGTTGGGCGTGGAGATCGGCACCGGACCGAGTTGGGGCGCGGCGCATTGA
- a CDS encoding transposase, which translates to MARFDLTDFKWSMIEPLLPTKVRWVARVDDRRVLNGIFRRLRAGAPGADIPASYWPHTTA; encoded by the coding sequence ATGGCGCGTTTCGATTTGACGGATTTTAAGTGGTCGATGATTGAGCCATTGCTGCCAACCAAGGTTCGCTGGGTTGCGCGGGTTGATGACCGCCGCGTGTTGAACGGGATATTCCGGCGGCTTCGCGCGGGCGCGCCCGGGGCGGATATACCGGCAAGTTACTGGCCGCACACGACTGCGTGA
- a CDS encoding alpha/beta fold hydrolase: protein MIDTKMDRRALMLGALATGGMAWAGQAAAAAPFVSRRIAMNVRGATGAAARDVILIPGLASGPGIWNGVLSGVPDYRYHLVHVRGFAGLAAEANASGAVIQPIADEIARYIVAAGLKRPAIVGHSMGGTLAMLLGLKGLARRVMVVDMLPAGAAMVGGTASGMGYLADQLSGYFTGTAAGRRYLAQMVAQTRGAKGSDPDVIANALRDLANIDLGPQLPRLAAPLEVVYAVGSDAQQAASITSRFRTDYAGKKGVLLKSIGPSGHMVMADQPARFNAALKDFLAA, encoded by the coding sequence ATGATCGACACAAAGATGGACAGGCGCGCGCTGATGCTGGGGGCGCTCGCGACCGGTGGCATGGCGTGGGCGGGGCAGGCGGCGGCGGCTGCGCCCTTCGTGTCGCGGCGTATCGCGATGAATGTGCGCGGCGCGACGGGTGCCGCCGCGCGCGACGTGATCCTGATCCCTGGTTTGGCGAGTGGGCCAGGCATATGGAATGGCGTGCTGAGCGGCGTGCCGGACTATCGCTATCATCTGGTGCATGTGCGCGGCTTTGCAGGATTGGCGGCGGAGGCCAATGCCAGCGGCGCGGTGATCCAGCCGATCGCGGACGAGATTGCCCGCTATATCGTCGCTGCCGGTCTCAAGCGGCCGGCGATCGTGGGGCACAGTATGGGCGGGACGCTGGCGATGCTGCTGGGGCTGAAGGGCTTGGCGCGCCGCGTGATGGTAGTCGATATGCTGCCCGCAGGCGCGGCGATGGTCGGCGGGACGGCGAGCGGCATGGGGTATCTGGCGGATCAACTGAGCGGCTATTTCACGGGGACGGCGGCGGGGCGGCGTTATTTGGCGCAGATGGTCGCGCAGACGCGGGGGGCGAAGGGCAGCGATCCTGACGTCATCGCCAATGCGTTGCGCGACCTTGCCAATATCGACCTTGGCCCGCAATTGCCGCGCCTGGCCGCGCCGCTGGAAGTGGTCTATGCCGTCGGATCGGACGCGCAGCAGGCCGCATCTATCACCAGCCGTTTTCGTACCGACTATGCGGGGAAGAAAGGCGTGTTGCTCAAGTCGATCGGCCCCAGCGGGCATATGGTGATGGCCGACCAGCCTGCTCGCTTCAATGCGGCGCTGAAGGATTTTCTGGCGGCGTGA